ATTGGTAAGACTAATCCAAATTGCCATAGGCCAATAAAGTAAATGGATTGAGtaaaaaaaggataaagaaatcACTTCACTTTAGAAAATGGCAAGTACATAAACATGCGCATGTGCAGCTCGATGTCTAACTATGAaggtcattttttctttttttttgagattAAGAGGATGTCTGCCTATCACAGTCTTGCATTAGTATCATATCTTCTTAACTCGGCTTTGCCTAAAGAAattttgggaaaagaaaagcaaccTCTACATCACACTCTCATGTTTAAGGCcatatctttcttaacaccatcttAAAATATCCTATGCCGGCCTAGGTTTAGCAGTTGGGTTGTGTGTGCCACATATAGTGCCGAAACattaaaacatgcacaacagtttataatcacaatttttttaatgaaattaaaattgatcattAAAAAGGCTAAAGTCCACAAAAAAATCGTCTCAAGTGGAGTTGCCATCTCCTTTTCAGCACCCCTACGTGCACGTgcagaggctaatggctcgctaAGCGTTATGCTTTGCCCGGGCTCTCTTAAGCCCACTAATTTACAACTTATAGCTTGAGTTTTTTGACTTGCAAGTCaatttcaattaggagtcgccattaATCGATTTGGGATGAGTTGATtaaaaacctaagtaaaatCTTGGAAGAAATATTTTATCCTCGTGCAACTAAAGAAACTGggatcgaggacttgattaaaCCAGTTAATCAACTAATGCTATTTTGGcatctaatcttgtttaaactcgaggattaatattttttatacaaTAGAAAACGATACTAAAAGAACATTTTTGGCTTTccctaatttcagaaattttaaagtatttttcattcatttttacaagaaaaaatagccaaaatccaattttaggcatttccatgaaaaagaaattaaaatttttttaattatagaatatctaaaaattataatataaggTCCGGCCCTACTGACCTGAGTCTCACATTTAATTATGTTAGTCATGCATGAAAATATGTTAGTCATgtcatatctttctttttctttttttttaaagaatttttggagtttaTTTGGTTAagcaaaatcttgaaaaatcgTCCTTAGGTTAGTCTATCCTATCTTGAGTGCAACCTATATTTGCTATGAAATGAGATCTCAAATGAGTTTATTTGGATTCccatccttcatgaaagttgtagtatGCATTACAAGCTTTTTAATTAGGTATAATTTGCACCAAATGATCATTGTTTACTAGGTCAATCGTGTGTGTGAAGACACATTACTATTGCTGCACTTTGTGAATTTGATTGCGTTGTTCTGTTTTACCATTTTTGTTTAGGCTCATGTGAATCAAATTAGACTTGGGTGTTTCCATGGAAAATAACCGCGACATGGCATTCTACatggaagatttttcataagATTTAAGCATGTCTTTAAGCCATAAAAAATTACTCTTGTTCTGTGTCACACTTGCTGTGACTAAGGCTGATCACGAACCCATGAAAACATCTTTGTTTGAGCTCCTTAAGAGCAAAACTAGATCTTGAGGTCTTCTAGACATATTAAGAGGATATTGCAACTTTGCATTGATCTATGGTATGCCTCATTTGAAAGTCATTTACTATGTAAAAAAATGCATCAAGTTGGCAAATCAAAACTGAAAATGTCATGCATTTTGTTCTTGAGGACAAATCATCTTTCGATGTTAATGAATCTGTGTGACTCTTTGTACTTCAATTTAGGATTATATATATTAACCAAACTTTTGTCGCATTCAACCTTACAAATCTCACATTTTTTGTGCATTGTTTAGGTGGTCCCATAGTCCAATGATCATGCATCATTTACTAATTTGCTTGTGGTTGATTTGAACGCTTTTATGATCGTTTGCTATTCAACCATGAATTTGATCCCAATCAAACTCAAACCCTCTTAGAAAGTCTTAGCATTTGTCTTAATCTTTCAAATGATGGtaattttgcattatttgcatgtcatttatcttggtttatatttttgtcaagTTTGCCTAGAAATCTATTTTTAGTGAAATTCGAAATGCCTGCTTTGCTCTTTTTGAGTTAGATCTCTTGCTATTATTGTATGTTTTTCTTATTAAGGATTCTAAGGTCGGGTCCTAACGAAGTTTGTTCGTCTTTTTCTTGTCTACATTACaataaaatttcagattttttagaCTTTGTTTACTAGGTCAAATCATTATTGATCTGCCATGATACCTTTTTGTCCTATTTCATTTCTGATGTGATGCTatgtgttcttgaatttttttttttttataaattcctTCGTAGCTCACCTTAGGAAACTCtctgcatgaaagttgttccTCATGATGTTCTTGATATTGTATAATTTTCTTGGAGCCAATTATCCAAGGGTCCCTTTTCAATTGCTTCGTATTATTTGCTCTGTTCTGTGATTTTGGTTGTAATTCTCTGCTGTGAatttcttttagaattttttcgAACATCTTGCATGATGAATTGAGATCACTTGTCTTCACGAGTTTTGATTCTCACCTCTGAACTTTGTATACAAAAatccttgaaaaataaaaatcaatttatcatGCTTTACAAACCTTTTGAATGTTGTGAAACCATCTAAAATTTCATACTTTTTTTAGTTTCAACTTGATTTTCGTTCAATTGTACACAAAACTTTCATATTGTGTTTTGCATTCTAAATATTCAAATCATGTTTTGGCTTGGCGTTGATGTTGTCTAAGGTTTGGACCATATTTAGGGCGTCTGCGAAGTTCGATCAGAATGTACAGAATGCACCCGAATCAGCCTTGATAATTAAATGTGTTCCTATATTACAATCATGTGTTTCAcatattcaaattaatttgtaaAGCTACACCGCCAACACTTTCGTATCCTTACTTAGATCAAAGCAGCTTGGGCAGTACAACTTCAACAATGGGAGATCAGATAGGAGGAAGTAGTTGCCTTCTGATCGAAAAAGGGGGTGACAAGGTTTTTCCTCGTAGcacccgtttggttcggctttgggagAATGtccttggggaaatgcaaaggccTTTAGTCTAAATGGGTTTGGCGAAATGCAaatgctgtttggtaaacaaaattgaaaagatgccTTGAGATGCAACTTGAGGAAaatgctgtttggtaaacaCATTAACATTTGGAAAGTCATTTCATGTgccaattattaaaattttgcaactttaaattgtttaaaattaaaaaaaaaatcaattaccttaacttttatatattattttcaagtTGAGAATAATGTATAAGAgacatattaataaaattttaaataaaaaaatcacatcaaactcaattaaaaatagagtaatttcattacaataaaaatGACAACAACATATGTTCGAAAGAAAGATATAAATAGTTAAATATTATAGACATTCTTAACTATTTATCAAGTTCATAGCTATTTCATCACGTAAATGTGCCATGTCAAGGAATGCATTATTATTTGAAGCACTTGTCCCCTCATTTACAACATCATGGTCTACTAAATATCCATACTCGGGATCCAAATCTGCTGTTTCAAAATCCGTATCAGTTACGgcattttttcttataaaattgtGTAAAGCCATTGTAGCTATGACAATTTGCATTTGCTTTTTATAAGGATAATTTGGCATAGTAGTTAAAATCTTACACTTCATTTTTAATACGCCAAAGGCTCGTTCAATTTCTGAGCGAAGTGAGGAATGTGCACGGTTGAACACTTCCCGATGACCCGTAGGTGTAGGACATTGTCGAAATTCTGACAAACGATATATAACTTCTCTATATGGCCCCAAATAACCTGTGAGATTTGGATATCCAGCatctactaaataatattttcctacacaaatataatataaatttaattaacatatgCCACATAAATATATGTATGGATATACATAAATCATTAATTAACCAATCTGGAGGTGGATGGGGAAATTGTGCATCACGTCTTCCAATGGTATCATAGAAGATGCGAGTATCATGAGCTTGTCCCTCCCAACCAACACAAACGTAAAtaaattccatattaaaattatatacaGCCAACACATTTTGCGTAGTCTTTCCTTTTCGACCAATAAAGCGAATTTGATCATACGTCGGTAACATTGCTTGAATATGTGTACCATCCATAGCtccaatgcaatcctaaaacaaataatgcaaaaattacatgatttaaatttgttttttcatttttataatacaATTATAACTtaccttaaaatatggataaaattgTCGATCTTTCTTAATCTTCTCTGGAACTTCCTGAAATTGTCGATCAAttggttggatcaaatcttttccCATATTGCATActttatttaaaactaaactaaaatgTCTACTTATGGTTTCCCCAGAGCGTTGAAAGCATTCTTGTGCTACCCTATTGCCTATACCATGTCCCAACATATAAAGAAACATTCCAACCATTTCTTCAACATTAGTATTTCTAGATCCTTTAAGGCCATAGCATGTTACTAAGTCAcgtgttaaattattaaatacatctctatgcattctaaacatattatagcATCTTATTGGATTAGTATCTTCAGCCATCAACTCTCTCATCCATGCATAACCTGCATATGATGAGGTCATAGAAGGTTGTTTGCTAAGGTGCATTGCTTGATAAGCAATTGAAGCATTAGCAATTGAAAGCAAATTCGagaattcatcttcctcttgttcacgattttccttttgttgagaATAATCCATAATTGCCTAACGTAACAAAATATAGagttagaataagaaaatatgaaTAATATTGACAATCCATTAAGAAAAACAATAGTatcaatcaacatatatatGCAAAGTCAACCACATAAAGCGAACGCCAATTAGAAACAATTcttacattaaaaacattaatataAATTAGGTCCATACATAATTTAAATAGAGTTtgcatataaaaataaaatagcatattcaagaattcaaataataaactataaCAATATCTTAGTTATGATTAAGTTCTTCCATCTCAAACTTGAGATACTTCACCCTCAGAGCATCGGTACTCAAGCTCATGAAGACCTGCCTATTGTCCACCTTGTCCTTAAAATGTTTAATTGCAAAAAAGTATAGCTTTTCATCTTGCACAATCTCCGGTATGGCATCCAACATAGATATGAGATCCTTGTAAGGACCGAATTCCTCATATGCTCGAGAGGCAATAGCATCAGCACTCCTACTTTCAACTGCAGAACAAAGCCTGTTAATTTGGCTTCTAAGCAATTGTGCCGGGCTCAAATTCTTGGCTTTCTTTCCTCGAGTTTCCCTCGTTGAAGTTTGTGCTACTCTTTTACGAGCCTGAGTTTGAATTGGTTCATCAATATATTCACCCACATCACATTCTAAATTATCATCAGTAGATCCTATGGCATCATCAATATTGGGTTGTGTGGCATCAATATTCTCATCAACACATAAACCTTGTGCATGATTCCAAGTGATTCCTGTGAACATTCTATCTAGCAACACTTCAAGATCAGGAGGTATGCCTTTCGTCCTAAAAACCTTAACCTTAGGATTGGCCTGTTATAAAAAACGTTTTGAGTAAGTTGtatataatagaaaataataacttaatcgaaaagtaaaagaacaaaTGATAAACACCTGGATTTTGCTCTCCCACCATTCATCACTCGCATAGatggttttcttccttggatCCCATCCTAATCCCGTTTCACTATAAACCAATGTCCTCcatcttttccattcttccttaaAATTATCCCActtacttttcattttaattttatcgtACTTTTTACCCCTCAACTCCTTGAACTTATTAATTATGATAGTCCATCCATCTCTCTTGTTAGTTGCTGGACGATTACCCTTATCGATTTGTTCAACACACAACTTACAAAATGTTTCCACGTCTTCAACTGTCCAATatgccttttcctttgttgaACTCACCATCTTTCAACAATATGAGCATGAACATATTTGAGAGATatataataaaggaaaaattcagCAACTGAATTAGAGCCAAATAAATGCGAACTAGTAAAGAAGAAATCAATGTTATATTGTATTAGGTATCGGcctaaaaaacaagaaaaaaaaccaacaacATATCAGTTTAGGGCTGTACAAGATACAAGGTGGTGGTTTTCCCACTATAGAGGGAGAGGATCcaccaaaaaaagggaaaaagtaacATTTGGATGTAGAGATAAGATCAAAAAATAGCTTCACATCTCTTCACACCGGAAAAATATTAACCAAGCCCCAACATTAGAATTTTGTACAACCCTAGACTAATATTAGAATTCAGAATGGGCTCAAAATAACCAATCAACCACCAAACTCCcatcaaatttagaattttgtaCACTGAAAATGCAGTTAAACTGACTGGAAGACAATTCAGTTCGATGGGCAACGTGGATTAAGAAAATCTGACCTGGATAGAACCAAGCACGAGCGCGAGTGTGACAGGAGAGCTTGAGGGCAGCGAGCGTGAATGAGTGACGTGAGGAAGAGAACTCAAACCCCTGCACATACAATAAGGCACCAAATCTTGAGAAGTACTTTTTTTCACAAGCAACAACCATTCAAATGTGCATTTGTATGTTagtgaagaaacaaaattttaggtgACATCTGCTGACTAATTACTGTCCTCCAACAATTATCAAAGACTGGCATGTTTTCCATGCTCTTGGACAGACTTTTTCATGAGATTATTTAACTCCCAGATGTGAATTTTGAACTCAAATTCTGCTTCATGATTTCATGAACTGATAGTTACTCTTTTTGtcgaatttgttaatataaggTAATCTATGCATCAAATTAATGGCCAtccacaaaaagagaagaaaaaaaaattctcttttatttataatctCAATTCCTTATTCTTATTAGAAATTGCCCTTTCGAATGGCAACATCAGCTATGTAGTGAGCCTTCACAAGTCTAGagttgttcttattttcttggttGCATAAAAGTAGTCTTATAGATACTGAATTTATATTCAAAAGCCAGATATCCTCTACTATTGTACCTATTTAGGAAGAATATCTTTATGAGCTTTGAACGATAGAATCACATTCCAAACCAAAGCAATAACATTAGCAGCAAGGACCTGAAATTATATTCGTAAAATAAGATCTGAGATACATTTAATAAGCAAACTTATGGTAATAGATAAGAACTCTGTTTTCCATCCATTCCCTTTTGCTAATATCATGCAAACATCACCAGCTATTCATGAAATCTATTGAAACTTGAGAATCAGAGTGCTAATCTTTATGCAGGATAGACCAATTTAGAGCAATTACTTTCTGTCGGTGAAGATAAAGGAGCTTATCAATTTGAACGTGGAGAGCAAGACCTCCTCTTGTCCTTACTTCCCAATATCATAAAAGATTTTGTTATATATAAACACCACCATAGACAAATTTATAGTCACAAACTATAAAATGGAGCACATTAAATattgtgtttttgtttcaatATTCCAATTCCATATTCCCTGTGAGTCTAGATGCTGATTGATTCATATATGTGGCACATAAATTTCATCTTTCCTGCCAAAAATATGTTACTTTCTTCATCCCCAAATACTTTTACAGACAAACTTACAACTAACAAGAATCTTTTCACTCTTACTGGAGAAAATTAATGAATTCTAAATAAGTCGGTTTGGTTCAGCCGATGGAGGGGACCAAGCAAAGCCGGTTTGGTTCAGCCCACCCCGAACAAGCAACGAAAGGTTTGGACTGAACTAAGTGTGAAAGCGAACAAAATCGACAGTTGGCGATTGACCAAAACACAAAGGTGAACCGAAGCCAACCTGAGGCCATGGCACCGTAAGGCGGCGGCACTTTGGAAATCTTACCTGGAGAGGCGAGTGCGAGAGCAGAACGGTGAGGGATGACGGTGGAATCTTCAGTGGTGACCGCGAATCGGACGAACGAGCGATGGAATCGAAGCTTCTGAGCTTACCCAATTGCCTTGCTACGAGCGCGGCGAGCGCGAGAGCAGAACGGCAGGAGGCGATCTTCAAGCGTGAGAGCAAAATGGCGAGAGGCGATCTTCGAGGTTGGGATGGTTGATCTCGGATGGAAACGGTGAGGGACGACTAAGAGAGACGTGTGAGAGTGCAGAGGAGAGGAGGAGTGAGAGTGTGGCGTGAGAGTGCAGAGGGGAGGAGTCGTGAGAGTGCAGAGGAGAGGAGGCGTGAGTGTGCGGCGTGAGAGTGCAGAGGAGAGGAGTCGTGAGAggcttttagggttttctttaGAAAAGGGCAAAAATGGATTTTAGTTAATAAACGAGGGTAAAATTGGCAACtgacatattttcattaaacaaagccccagcattccgaaaatgctaaTCTCAAATGCACCTTGGACCCTCCATTCCCCTAAAGCCCCTTCAAGCCCCTTGGAGATacaattgcatctccccaaagtccccaaaatgttgaaccaaacaccaCCCACTTTTGCCCAAACCCCTTTAGAGGCCAAAAGCCCCTTAtaaatgccgaaccaaacggggccaaagtgggaagatttctttttcattcagCACGATGAAAAGTAAGTATACTTCTTTAAGTTTAAGTGCCGCAACTCATGGTTGAACAACCGTAATACAACTTTGCTATGCCATTAACAAAATTTCCTCACAATTTGCTATTTAATTgttctttaaataatttttgggcATCAATTGAACCCTTTAGCCTTTGGTGTCTGTACTTTCAGTGAACACATATAATTGTGTTTGGTGCTTGTTGACTGAATAAGTGATTTAGTGTTGGCTCAttaaaattatttgattgattgagaaccAAGGCTTGAGGACCTGCCTGCATGTTTACTTTCCGCTATGCAAGTGATTTTGGATGTGTGCATAGGTACGATGCATAAACTCATGGGCACCTTTGGGTGACACTTAG
This region of Eucalyptus grandis isolate ANBG69807.140 chromosome 8, ASM1654582v1, whole genome shotgun sequence genomic DNA includes:
- the LOC120287171 gene encoding L10-interacting MYB domain-containing protein-like, with the translated sequence MVSSTKEKAYWTVEDVETFCKLCVEQIDKGNRPATNKRDGWTIIINKFKELRGKKYDKIKMKSKWDNFKEEWKRWRTLVYSETGLGWDPRKKTIYASDEWWESKIQANPKVKVFRTKGIPPDLEVLLDRMFTGITWNHAQGLCVDENIDATQPNIDDAIGSTDDNLECDVGEYIDEPIQTQARKRVAQTSTRETRGKKAKNLSPAQLLRSQINRLCSAVESRSADAIASRAYEEFGPYKDLISMLDAIPEIVQDEKLYFFAIKHFKDKVDNRQVFMSLSTDALRVKYLKFEMEELNHN